One Paenibacillus crassostreae DNA segment encodes these proteins:
- a CDS encoding DUF6602 domain-containing protein: MINIDIGRYHSSISKEFSVIKDRVRLLIGNSHWGEEGRYKEVILMNYLKKHLPSNLSVGTGFIMKYGDNESISTQIDLIIYENNCPIIFNEGDFVIVHPRNVVGVIEVKSKFRSNLFKDVLVKAEAINGLVNRQIFNGIFYYDYEGNIDFSEGSNLENVIKEESRGLVNHIAIGESLFIKHWPEGNPEINNQRPSTSVYRINDLSFSYFLSNLIEITHKLSRSETGELTDIEWFLYPVEGTKEARRINNIVIE; this comes from the coding sequence ATGATTAATATTGATATTGGACGTTATCATTCTTCTATTTCGAAAGAATTTTCAGTTATTAAAGATAGAGTAAGATTGTTGATTGGTAATTCACATTGGGGTGAAGAGGGACGATATAAAGAAGTAATTTTAATGAATTATCTAAAAAAACATTTACCTAGCAATTTATCCGTAGGCACTGGATTTATTATGAAATACGGAGATAACGAATCCATTTCAACTCAAATTGATTTAATAATCTATGAGAATAATTGTCCAATCATCTTTAATGAAGGTGATTTTGTTATTGTTCATCCAAGAAACGTTGTTGGTGTTATTGAAGTTAAAAGTAAGTTTAGATCTAATTTATTTAAAGATGTTCTTGTAAAGGCGGAAGCGATTAATGGGTTGGTGAACAGGCAGATCTTTAATGGAATCTTTTATTATGATTATGAAGGGAATATTGACTTTTCTGAGGGGTCGAATTTAGAAAATGTTATTAAAGAAGAGTCTAGAGGTTTAGTAAATCATATTGCAATTGGAGAATCATTATTTATTAAGCATTGGCCTGAAGGGAATCCAGAAATAAATAATCAAAGACCATCTACTAGTGTTTATAGAATTAATGATTTATCTTTTTCCTACTTTTTATCCAATCTAATTGAAATTACTCATAAATTAAGTAGATCTGAAACTGGTGAATTAACGGATATTGAATGGTTTCTTTATCCAGTTGAAGGAACAAAAGAAGCAAGAAGAATAAATAATATTGTGATTGAATAA
- a CDS encoding tyrosine-type recombinase/integrase — protein MKANVYSEDQYITLKMADNGDVIVGMPYIQEWIEAVRSVPGRKWNVAEKQWEIPGTKSAILFLCHVLKDIPVKLGDAQLGEMFPELLQLQTAEEKIALQRLREGMKLKGYSTKTQKAYMGHAERYLRMLPVPLKDAELKHTRAYLLNLHEESRSSSYVNQAVSALRFWHVTVLGRSDPNLRIRPKRQKKLPVVLSTIEVSKILKSVQHMKHRTLLALIYSSGIRIGEAVRLTKQDIDPERRTIHIRQGKGGKDRFTVLSTAAYDLLQNYMKNQPIIKYLFPGGKGLDHHITERSVQQVFERAIRKAGISKPATVHTLRHSFATHLLENGTDLRYIQELLGHASSKTTEIYTHVSIKDIRRIQSPLDRMIGFEEDE, from the coding sequence GTGAAAGCGAATGTATACTCTGAGGATCAGTATATTACGTTGAAGATGGCAGACAATGGTGATGTAATTGTAGGAATGCCTTATATCCAAGAGTGGATTGAGGCTGTCAGAAGTGTCCCTGGTCGGAAGTGGAATGTTGCAGAGAAACAGTGGGAAATTCCAGGTACGAAGTCAGCTATACTGTTCTTATGTCATGTATTAAAGGATATACCTGTGAAGTTAGGCGACGCTCAATTGGGTGAGATGTTCCCTGAACTATTACAGCTTCAAACGGCAGAAGAGAAGATTGCATTACAAAGATTAAGAGAGGGTATGAAGTTGAAGGGATATAGTACCAAGACGCAAAAGGCGTATATGGGTCATGCTGAACGTTACCTACGAATGCTTCCTGTTCCGTTAAAAGATGCCGAATTAAAGCATACACGAGCGTATTTGTTGAATCTACATGAAGAGTCTCGATCATCTTCTTATGTGAATCAAGCGGTCAGCGCTCTACGCTTCTGGCATGTTACCGTACTAGGACGTAGTGATCCAAATCTGAGGATTAGGCCTAAACGGCAAAAAAAACTACCCGTGGTCCTTTCAACAATTGAAGTATCAAAGATCCTAAAGTCTGTACAGCATATGAAGCATCGTACACTGTTAGCGTTGATCTACTCTTCAGGTATTCGAATCGGTGAAGCCGTACGTTTAACGAAGCAGGATATTGACCCTGAACGCAGAACGATACATATCCGCCAAGGAAAAGGAGGGAAAGATCGCTTCACCGTTCTCTCTACTGCAGCGTATGATCTGTTACAGAATTATATGAAGAATCAACCGATCATCAAATACTTATTCCCAGGTGGAAAAGGGCTTGATCATCACATCACGGAACGTTCTGTACAGCAAGTATTTGAAAGGGCAATACGTAAAGCGGGTATATCTAAACCAGCTACAGTACACACCCTACGGCACTCTTTTGCTACTCACTTATTAGAGAATGGAACGGATCTTCGGTATATTCAGGAATTACTAGGTCATGCAAGTTCAAAGACCACTGAAATCTACACCCACGTAAGTATTAAAGATATCCGTCGCATCCAGAGCCCTCTGGATCGAATGATAGGGTTCGAAGAGGATGAATAG
- the msrA gene encoding peptide-methionine (S)-S-oxide reductase MsrA → MEQATFAGGCFWCMVSPFEELPGIHGIVSGYTGGTKVNPTYEEVKTGTTGHYEAVQITFDSDVFPYERLLELYWPQIDPTDAGGQFQDRGPQYRTAIFYHNEQQFAAALASKDQVALSGRFPGPIVTEIIPAEPFYEAEEYHQDYHHKNPKHYKEDREQSGRDPFIAKHWGE, encoded by the coding sequence ATGGAACAAGCAACTTTTGCGGGAGGATGCTTCTGGTGCATGGTATCTCCTTTTGAGGAATTGCCGGGCATTCATGGTATTGTATCGGGATATACTGGGGGCACTAAGGTCAACCCAACATATGAAGAAGTGAAGACAGGAACCACGGGCCACTATGAAGCAGTACAGATTACGTTTGATTCGGATGTTTTCCCTTATGAAAGGTTACTAGAGTTATACTGGCCGCAAATTGATCCAACGGATGCAGGTGGACAATTCCAAGATCGAGGGCCACAATATCGGACAGCCATCTTCTATCATAACGAACAGCAATTTGCTGCGGCTCTAGCTTCCAAGGATCAAGTTGCTCTTAGTGGGAGATTTCCCGGACCCATCGTCACGGAGATTATTCCTGCCGAACCATTCTACGAAGCAGAAGAGTATCATCAAGACTATCATCACAAGAACCCGAAGCATTACAAGGAAGATCGTGAGCAATCTGGGAGAGATCCCTTTATTGCGAAGCATTGGGGCGAGTAA